A genome region from Triticum aestivum cultivar Chinese Spring chromosome 2B, IWGSC CS RefSeq v2.1, whole genome shotgun sequence includes the following:
- the LOC123040852 gene encoding uncharacterized protein codes for MAAKVLQLRSADGKVLVAPAWDYRPAAAQARPLEMRVPSRPLERVLQYWTKHSLAKATGESRESLARWDADFQRRLEEDGLAKEAAAAAQELRRYGVDHGGRPRRHAGTGASGVAAPATAARADPVRAWCGLVHHLKGVDHGEPSPAPTAPIAFHASHIAVAARPGPATTLPAAAGAEPVGVRCAVRARGRQMAEDEESACHHRKRPTSKAPLCLSANAVAPVKKVSGPVAFKACSFVGSTPLPVTAVAPGVKKMTPASTLRARRGMRELSCKVPKQNKSPLPVTAVAAPRKQPIPCLSPVVLRPC; via the coding sequence ATGGCGGCCAAGGTGCTCCAGCTCCGCAGCGCCGACGGCAAGGTGCTCGTCGCTCCGGCGTGGGACTATCGCCCGGCCGCCGCCCAAGCCCGCCCGCTGGAGATGCGGGTGCCCTCGCGCCCCCTCGAGAGGGTGCTCCAGTACTGGACCAAGCACAGCCTGGCCAAGGCCACCGGTGAGTCCCGGGAGTCCCTCGCCCGCTGGGACGCCGACTTCCAGCGCCGTCTCGAGGAAGATGGcctcgccaaggaggccgccgcagccgcccaagAACTCCGCCGCTACGGCGTCGATCATGGAGGGCGTCCCCGTCGCCACGCCGGCACGGGCGCATCTGGCGTCGCTGCTCCAGCCACCGCCGCCCGTGCTGATCCCGTCCGTGCCTGGTGTGGACTCGTTCACCACCTCAAGGGTGTCGACCACGGAGAACCTAGCCCGGCGCCGACGGCGCCCATCGCTttccatgcctcccatattgccgtcGCCGCGCGCCCTGGGCCTGCCACCACCTTGCCGGCCGCTGCTGGTGCTGAACCCGTTGGTGTCCGGTGCGCCGTCCGTGCCCGTGGACGCCAGATGGCTGAAGACGAGGAGTCCGCTTGCCACCACCGCAAGCGCCCGACTTCCAAGGCTCCACTCTGCCTGTCTGCCAATGCTGTTGCGCCCGTGAAGAAGGTCTCTGGTCCCGTCGCTTTCAAGGCTTGCTCTTTCGTCGGCTCTACACCATTGCCTGTCACTGCTGTTGCACCCGGTGTGAAGAAGATGACTCCAGCTTCAACTCTGCGCGCTAGAAGGGGGATGAGGGAGCTCAGCTGCAAGGTTCCCAAGCAAAACAAATCGCCATTGCCTGTCACTGCTGTTGCAGCACCAAGGAAGCAACCAATTCCTTGCTTGAGTCCAGTGGTATTACGCCCTTGCTAG